Proteins co-encoded in one Pseudomonadota bacterium genomic window:
- a CDS encoding response regulator: MYELKYDIRRGADTYRLIYHSKLRKWILKGIIKYDEALVWRSGLSGWRKPEELEELKPYFEQYEEKYLRSKEVEVRPHLFSKKLIKNILIIDDEGDLCWLLSNILQGKGYHVSTANTIRDGMARLKEAPDLLFLDLKLPDGDGMDMLPRIKRIAPQTLVVIISAYGSEEKKGTAKDAGVCGFLDKPFTEEKILETIEQFQE, from the coding sequence ATGTACGAACTAAAATACGATATCAGAAGAGGAGCGGATACATACAGATTGATCTATCACTCCAAGCTAAGGAAGTGGATATTAAAAGGCATTATAAAGTATGATGAAGCCCTCGTCTGGCGAAGCGGGCTTTCGGGCTGGCGCAAGCCTGAAGAGCTCGAAGAACTGAAGCCTTATTTTGAACAGTATGAAGAAAAGTATCTAAGAAGCAAAGAAGTGGAGGTAAGGCCGCACCTGTTTTCAAAAAAGTTGATAAAGAATATCCTGATAATAGACGACGAAGGGGACTTGTGCTGGCTCTTGTCTAACATCTTGCAGGGCAAAGGGTATCATGTATCGACTGCCAATACCATACGTGATGGCATGGCCCGCCTCAAGGAGGCGCCCGATTTATTGTTTCTGGACTTGAAGCTGCCTGACGGGGATGGAATGGATATGCTTCCCAGGATCAAGAGGATAGCCCCGCAGACATTGGTGGTCATCATTTCCGCCTATGGCAGTGAAGAAAAGAAGGGAACGGCAAAAGACGCGGGGGTTTGCGGTTTTCTTGACAAGCCGTTTACTGAGGAAAAGATTTTGGAAACCATAGAACAATTTCAAGAGTAG